The Streptomyces sp. CC0208 genome window below encodes:
- a CDS encoding glycosyltransferase family 39 protein, with translation MTTLAPPPAPSVPEGRHRAAVPAASRRLRRMFTGAPEDPRWARPALWAILVLATALYAWNLSSVTGNTFYDAAVWSGTRSWKAFFFGALDSGSFITVDKPPFALWVMGLSARLLGYGTWQLMLPMVAVGTGSVALLYRMVKRDFGAVAATMAGLALTLTPITVAITRDTNPDPVLVFLMLLGAAALMKAVRTGRLMPLVWSAVAIGFAFNTKMMQAYVVLPVFFLVYLWAAQVGLGRRIRNLAVATVALVISSAWWMVIVDLIPASSRPYIGGSTDNTVWDLVIGYNGFGRIFGASSSVGSQGNGASFGGDAGLYRLFNSIMGGQISWLIPFAIVALIGGLVLRGRAPRTDAKRATLMLWGGWFVLHYLTFALAEGTFHPYYVTAMAPGVAALAGIGGVVLHKAFQEGTAAKWAWVLPAAIAVSTVWAVVLLQRVSGSGTPYTVAEVVTGVAGAVAVIGLLLGRFTKRQRLTGIAALAAVVALLAGPAAYSMSAATSSTNGTNPTAGPSTGGMGGGGGMGGGQRPSGTGGPGGTSSSTSGSKSTGQPPSGSASSGSGASTGSSTTESGSKAGGGMGGESQVSSAMISYLKKNQDGATWLVAVATDQTASSIILESGQPVISMGGWSGSDNAMTLAKLKSLVKSGKLHYIVVSSSGQGSSNSEISTWVKKHGTAVSAYSGLYRLDASDVG, from the coding sequence ATGACGACCCTTGCCCCACCGCCCGCGCCGTCCGTTCCTGAGGGCAGGCACCGGGCCGCGGTGCCCGCCGCGAGCCGCCGGCTGCGCAGGATGTTCACCGGTGCCCCGGAGGACCCCCGGTGGGCCCGCCCCGCGCTCTGGGCGATCCTGGTGCTGGCCACGGCGCTGTACGCCTGGAACCTGTCGTCCGTCACCGGCAACACCTTCTACGACGCGGCCGTCTGGTCCGGCACCAGGAGCTGGAAGGCGTTCTTCTTCGGCGCCCTGGACTCCGGCAGCTTCATCACGGTCGACAAGCCGCCGTTCGCCCTCTGGGTGATGGGGCTCTCCGCCCGTCTCCTCGGGTACGGCACCTGGCAGCTGATGCTGCCGATGGTCGCGGTCGGAACCGGCTCGGTGGCGCTGCTGTACCGCATGGTCAAGCGGGACTTCGGTGCCGTCGCGGCCACGATGGCGGGGCTCGCGCTCACCCTCACGCCCATCACCGTCGCCATCACCCGGGACACCAACCCCGACCCGGTCCTGGTCTTCCTGATGCTGCTCGGCGCGGCCGCGCTGATGAAGGCCGTGCGCACCGGACGGCTCATGCCGCTGGTGTGGTCCGCGGTCGCCATCGGCTTCGCCTTCAACACGAAGATGATGCAGGCGTACGTCGTGCTGCCGGTCTTCTTCCTCGTCTACCTCTGGGCCGCTCAGGTGGGCCTCGGCAGGCGCATCCGCAACCTCGCCGTCGCCACCGTCGCGCTGGTGATCTCCAGCGCCTGGTGGATGGTGATCGTCGACCTCATCCCCGCTTCCTCCCGGCCCTACATCGGCGGCTCCACCGACAACACCGTGTGGGACCTGGTCATCGGCTACAACGGTTTCGGCCGGATCTTCGGCGCGAGTTCCTCGGTGGGCTCGCAGGGCAACGGCGCGAGCTTCGGCGGCGACGCGGGCCTGTACCGGCTGTTCAACAGCATCATGGGCGGCCAGATCTCCTGGCTGATCCCCTTCGCGATCGTCGCCCTGATCGGCGGTCTGGTGCTGCGCGGCCGGGCCCCTCGTACGGACGCCAAGCGGGCGACACTGATGCTGTGGGGCGGCTGGTTCGTCCTGCACTACCTGACCTTCGCCCTCGCCGAGGGCACCTTCCACCCGTACTACGTCACGGCCATGGCGCCCGGCGTCGCCGCGCTGGCGGGTATCGGCGGCGTGGTGCTCCACAAGGCCTTCCAGGAGGGTACGGCGGCCAAGTGGGCCTGGGTGCTCCCCGCCGCGATCGCGGTCAGCACCGTGTGGGCGGTCGTCCTGCTCCAGCGGGTCTCCGGCTCCGGGACGCCGTACACGGTCGCCGAGGTCGTGACCGGGGTCGCCGGTGCGGTCGCCGTGATCGGGCTGCTGCTCGGCCGGTTCACCAAGCGGCAACGGCTGACGGGCATCGCGGCCCTCGCGGCGGTCGTCGCCCTGCTCGCCGGTCCCGCCGCGTACTCGATGTCGGCGGCCACCTCCAGCACCAACGGCACCAACCCGACGGCCGGTCCGAGTACGGGTGGCATGGGCGGGGGCGGCGGCATGGGCGGCGGCCAGCGTCCGAGCGGCACCGGCGGCCCGGGCGGCACGAGCTCCAGCACGTCCGGCAGCAAGTCCACGGGCCAGCCCCCGTCGGGCAGCGCCTCGTCCGGCAGCGGTGCCTCCACCGGCTCCTCTACGACGGAGTCCGGCAGCAAGGCCGGCGGCGGCATGGGCGGCGAGAGCCAGGTCTCCTCCGCGATGATCTCGTACCTGAAGAAGAACCAGGACGGGGCCACCTGGCTGGTCGCGGTGGCCACCGACCAGACCGCCTCCTCGATCATCCTGGAGTCCGGCCAGCCGGTGATCTCCATGGGCGGCTGGTCCGGCTCCGACAACGCCATGACCCTCGCCAAGCTCAAGAGCCTCGTGAAGTCCGGCAAGCTGCACTACATCGTGGTCAGCAGCAGCGGCCAGGGCTCCTCGAACTCCGAGATCTCCACCTGGGTCAAGAAGCACGGCACGGCGGTGAGCGCCTACAGCGGCCTGTACCGCTTGGACGCCTCCGACGTCGGCTGA
- a CDS encoding FAD:protein FMN transferase yields the protein MLHRVEHVMGFPVSLRVDDDTVPESAADTVFAWLREVDARFSPFKADSEVSRYDRGELSAVSADLAEILDLCEYYRKATGGAFDVRLPGRRLDPCAVVKGWSVQRAAELLKAAGATRFVLNAGGDVVVSGGPWRVGVRHPEHADQLCTVLSLDGGAVATSARYERGDHILDGRTGRPATGLLSLTVVAPTLTEADSVATAAFAMGAEGVDWAASLPGCEVFAVDAERRVLRTPDFPAVP from the coding sequence ATGCTGCACCGCGTCGAACACGTCATGGGCTTCCCCGTCTCGCTCCGGGTCGACGACGACACCGTCCCCGAGTCCGCGGCGGACACGGTCTTCGCCTGGCTGCGCGAGGTGGACGCCCGGTTCAGCCCGTTCAAGGCGGACAGCGAGGTGTCGCGGTACGACCGCGGTGAGCTGTCGGCGGTGAGCGCGGACCTCGCCGAGATCCTCGACCTGTGCGAGTACTACCGGAAGGCCACCGGCGGCGCCTTCGACGTACGGCTGCCCGGTCGCCGCCTCGACCCCTGCGCGGTGGTCAAGGGCTGGTCGGTGCAGCGGGCGGCCGAGCTGCTCAAGGCGGCCGGCGCGACGCGGTTCGTCCTGAACGCCGGTGGTGACGTGGTCGTCTCCGGCGGCCCCTGGCGGGTGGGCGTTCGGCACCCCGAGCACGCCGACCAGCTGTGCACGGTCCTCTCGCTCGACGGCGGGGCGGTCGCGACGTCCGCGCGCTACGAGCGGGGCGACCACATCCTCGACGGCCGCACCGGCCGCCCGGCGACGGGCCTGCTCAGCCTCACGGTCGTGGCCCCGACCCTCACGGAGGCGGACTCGGTCGCCACGGCGGCCTTCGCCATGGGCGCCGAGGGCGTCGACTGGGCCGCCTCCCTGCCGGGCTGCGAGGTCTTCGCGGTGGACGCGGAGCGCCGGGTACTGCGGACGCCGGACTTCCCGGCCGTCCCCTGA
- a CDS encoding FMN-binding protein yields MKRAIPVVVLSIAGLVPVWLYQPSAGSSTVQATTPAPSSTSSSGSSGSNVVTSSTINTEKGPVQLQVTFSGTKITAVKMLQQPDHPQTTAAVPVLVAETLKAQSADIDTVSGATITSEAYKKSLQATIDDHAKTAAASPPASASEASSQTVDGSALSTEKGAVQVQVTFSGTKITAVKMLQQPDHPQTTAAVPVLVAETLKAQSADIDTVSGATITSEAYKKSLQAAIDARG; encoded by the coding sequence GTGAAACGAGCCATACCTGTCGTCGTCCTGAGCATCGCGGGCCTGGTCCCCGTGTGGCTGTACCAGCCCTCGGCCGGCTCCTCCACCGTCCAGGCCACCACGCCGGCGCCCTCGTCCACCTCCTCCTCGGGATCCTCCGGCTCGAACGTCGTCACGAGCTCGACGATCAACACCGAGAAGGGACCCGTACAGCTCCAGGTGACCTTCTCCGGTACGAAGATCACCGCGGTGAAGATGCTCCAGCAGCCGGACCACCCGCAGACGACGGCCGCTGTGCCGGTGCTGGTGGCGGAGACGCTGAAGGCGCAGAGCGCGGACATCGACACCGTGTCGGGTGCGACGATCACCAGTGAGGCCTACAAGAAGTCCCTCCAGGCCACGATCGACGACCACGCGAAGACGGCGGCGGCCTCGCCCCCGGCGTCCGCTTCCGAGGCGTCTTCCCAGACCGTCGACGGCTCGGCCCTGAGCACGGAGAAGGGCGCCGTACAGGTCCAGGTGACCTTCTCCGGTACGAAGATCACCGCGGTGAAGATGCTCCAGCAGCCGGACCACCCGCAGACGACGGCCGCTGTGCCGGTGCTGGTGGCGGAGACGCTGAAGGCGCAGAGCGCGGACATCGACACCGTGTCGGGTGCGACGATCACCAGTGAGGCCTACAAGAAATCCCTCCAGGCCGCGATCGACGCGAGGGGCTGA
- a CDS encoding ferredoxin reductase family protein encodes MTTVQSPPTPPTAIKRPRVVARTGLYAVLAANAAVVAWFFVQAGFASNALIVLGRLTGLYAALIMAFQLVLVARLPWLDRRIGMDRLTSWHRWTGFGILWTLLAHVVFISFGYAQGTDVGPIGEIVDLAETTEGVLRAVVAFFLILVVGAVSARYARRRLAYETWHFIHLYTYVAVVLAFTHQVAVGTTFASSSAATAYWYGIWSVALGSVVLGRAVLPLWRNWRHQFRVTAVVPESDNVVSIYISGKDLDQLPARAGQFFLWRFLTADRWWQANPFSLSAAPDGRTLRLTAKAAGEGSAALRHLKVGTRVFAEGPYGAFTALHRTRPESVLIAGGVGVTPIRALLEEVHGHAVVIYRVGSDRDAVLYDELRDLAIAKGADLHLVTGPPVPDKLAASELARLVPDIAERDVFLCGPPPMMNAVLGSLRELDVPGPQIHFERFSLAG; translated from the coding sequence GTGACGACCGTCCAATCGCCCCCCACGCCCCCCACGGCGATCAAACGCCCCAGGGTGGTGGCCCGCACCGGGCTCTACGCCGTGCTGGCCGCCAACGCGGCCGTCGTCGCCTGGTTCTTCGTCCAGGCGGGCTTCGCCTCCAACGCGCTCATCGTGCTCGGCCGCCTCACCGGCCTGTACGCCGCGCTCATCATGGCCTTCCAGCTGGTCCTGGTGGCCCGGCTGCCCTGGCTCGACCGCCGCATCGGCATGGACCGGCTGACCTCCTGGCACCGCTGGACCGGCTTCGGCATCCTGTGGACGCTCCTCGCGCACGTCGTCTTCATCTCCTTCGGCTACGCCCAGGGGACGGACGTCGGCCCCATCGGCGAGATCGTCGACCTCGCCGAGACCACCGAGGGCGTTCTCCGCGCGGTCGTCGCGTTCTTCCTGATCCTCGTGGTCGGCGCGGTCTCCGCCCGCTACGCCCGGCGCCGCCTCGCGTACGAGACCTGGCACTTCATCCACCTGTACACGTACGTCGCCGTGGTGCTCGCCTTCACCCACCAGGTCGCCGTCGGCACCACCTTCGCCTCCTCGTCCGCGGCCACCGCGTACTGGTACGGCATCTGGAGCGTGGCCCTCGGCTCGGTCGTCCTGGGCCGCGCGGTGCTCCCGCTGTGGCGGAACTGGCGCCACCAGTTCCGCGTCACGGCCGTCGTCCCCGAGAGCGACAACGTCGTCTCGATCTACATCAGCGGCAAGGACCTCGACCAACTCCCCGCCCGGGCGGGCCAGTTCTTCCTGTGGCGGTTCCTGACCGCAGACCGCTGGTGGCAGGCCAACCCCTTCTCCCTGTCCGCCGCCCCCGACGGCCGGACCCTGCGCCTGACCGCCAAGGCGGCCGGTGAGGGCAGCGCCGCCCTGAGGCACCTCAAGGTCGGCACCCGGGTCTTCGCCGAGGGCCCCTACGGCGCCTTCACCGCCCTGCACCGCACCCGGCCCGAGTCCGTGCTCATCGCCGGCGGCGTCGGCGTCACCCCCATCCGGGCCCTGCTGGAGGAGGTGCACGGCCACGCCGTCGTCATCTACCGGGTCGGCTCCGACCGGGACGCCGTCCTCTACGACGAGCTGCGCGACCTGGCGATCGCCAAGGGCGCCGATCTCCACCTGGTCACCGGACCGCCGGTGCCCGACAAGCTGGCGGCGAGCGAGCTGGCGCGTCTCGTGCCCGACATAGCCGAGAGGGACGTCTTCCTGTGCGGACCGCCCCCGATGATGAACGCGGTCCTGGGCAGCCTGCGCGAGCTGGACGTGCCGGGGCCGCAGATCCACTTCGAACGCTTCAGCCTGGCGGGATGA
- a CDS encoding response regulator transcription factor, translating to MEKVRLLVVDDDPPIADLVATVARYEGWEAVTANSGEEALSRAAEFRPDIVVLDLMLPDLDGFGVLDRLRRSGTMVPVVFLTARDAVADRVAGLTRGGDDYLVKPFAVEELMARLRTVLRRSAGPGFQRSVLRVADLTMDEDTREVRRGDKLLTLTPTEYEVLRYLMRKSPTVLTKAQILDHVWEYGFGGRSNVVELVVSRLRRKLDDTGEPLIHTVRGFGYVVRQAAE from the coding sequence GTGGAAAAAGTACGACTCCTCGTCGTGGACGACGACCCGCCGATCGCCGATCTCGTGGCGACGGTCGCCCGCTACGAGGGCTGGGAGGCGGTCACCGCCAACTCCGGCGAGGAGGCGCTCAGCCGCGCCGCCGAGTTCCGTCCGGACATCGTGGTGCTCGATCTGATGCTGCCCGACCTCGACGGCTTCGGTGTCCTGGACCGGCTGCGCCGCTCGGGCACGATGGTGCCCGTGGTGTTCCTCACGGCCCGGGACGCGGTCGCCGACCGGGTGGCGGGGCTGACCCGGGGCGGGGACGACTACCTCGTCAAGCCGTTCGCGGTGGAGGAGCTGATGGCCCGGCTGCGGACCGTGCTGCGGCGCAGCGCCGGGCCCGGCTTCCAGCGCTCGGTGCTCCGGGTCGCGGACCTCACGATGGACGAGGACACCCGTGAGGTGCGCCGCGGCGACAAGCTGCTCACGCTCACCCCGACCGAGTACGAGGTGCTCAGGTATCTGATGCGCAAGTCGCCGACCGTGCTCACCAAGGCGCAGATCCTCGACCATGTGTGGGAGTACGGCTTCGGCGGCCGCTCCAACGTCGTCGAGCTGGTCGTCAGCCGGCTGCGCCGCAAGCTGGACGACACGGGCGAACCGCTGATCCACACCGTGCGGGGCTTCGGGTACGTCGTCCGGCAGGCCGCCGAGTGA
- a CDS encoding HAMP domain-containing sensor histidine kinase → MRLGTRLALGLGALALVVFAVVGTALTTYMRDYLSAQLNEQLSLAQVAQSKSIADSGTLAGKKYWAWYYAVYDIKNGTPQLRRPEDPSDLPEDVGELTGVAKAQTVAHTEVLATEHLKGQGEYRLRACEVEPGVVLVSAAPMADIDATVRRLITVQVVAFGLALLALVVVGRKLLRRGMKPLSDMAHTAHGIALHDLTETASRLPLRADKRGGGPEVEELRTAFNTMLEHIDDSLAVRAAAEQRLRRFVADASHELRTPLMSVRGYADLFQYAAANAPEERDKHLARLRAEAARMGFLLDDLLLLARLDAAEVETPLRPVEVDLVELAEHAADAFRASHPDHPLSFEEGPQALKLRLDPQRVRQVLDNLLTNAAVHTPAGTAVSVGVRVRDGHARVRIADAGPGVPAVDQERVFDRFYRVDKARSRDRGGSGLGLAVASSLVRAHGGTIELDSVPGSTVFTVSLPLSPARP, encoded by the coding sequence ATGCGGCTCGGGACCCGGCTGGCGCTGGGCCTCGGGGCGCTGGCCCTGGTGGTGTTCGCGGTGGTGGGCACCGCGCTGACGACGTACATGCGGGACTATCTGTCGGCCCAGCTCAACGAGCAGTTGTCGCTCGCCCAGGTTGCCCAGTCGAAGAGCATCGCCGATTCCGGCACGCTCGCCGGCAAGAAGTACTGGGCCTGGTACTACGCGGTGTACGACATCAAGAACGGCACCCCGCAGCTGCGCAGGCCCGAGGACCCCTCCGACCTGCCGGAGGACGTCGGCGAGCTCACCGGCGTCGCGAAGGCGCAGACCGTCGCGCACACCGAGGTCCTGGCCACCGAGCACCTGAAGGGCCAGGGCGAGTACCGGCTGCGCGCCTGCGAGGTGGAGCCCGGTGTGGTCCTGGTCAGCGCGGCTCCCATGGCCGACATCGACGCCACGGTACGGCGGCTGATCACGGTCCAGGTCGTCGCCTTCGGGCTCGCCCTGCTGGCGCTCGTGGTGGTCGGCCGCAAGCTGCTGCGCCGGGGCATGAAGCCGCTGAGCGACATGGCGCACACCGCGCACGGCATCGCCCTGCACGACCTCACCGAGACGGCGTCCCGGCTGCCGCTGCGCGCCGACAAGCGGGGCGGCGGGCCGGAGGTGGAGGAGCTGCGGACGGCGTTCAACACCATGCTGGAGCACATCGACGACTCGCTCGCGGTCCGCGCGGCGGCCGAGCAGCGGCTGCGCCGGTTCGTCGCGGACGCCTCGCACGAGCTGCGCACGCCCTTGATGTCGGTACGCGGCTACGCGGACCTCTTCCAGTACGCCGCCGCCAACGCCCCCGAGGAGCGGGACAAGCACCTGGCCCGGCTGCGCGCCGAGGCCGCCCGCATGGGTTTCCTGCTGGACGACCTGCTGCTGCTCGCCCGGCTGGACGCGGCGGAGGTGGAGACCCCGCTCAGGCCCGTCGAGGTGGATCTGGTGGAGCTGGCGGAGCACGCGGCCGACGCGTTCCGCGCGAGCCACCCGGACCATCCGCTGTCCTTCGAGGAGGGGCCGCAGGCACTCAAGCTGCGCCTCGACCCGCAGCGCGTGCGCCAGGTGCTCGACAACCTCCTCACCAACGCGGCCGTGCACACCCCGGCGGGCACGGCGGTGTCGGTCGGCGTGCGGGTGCGGGACGGGCACGCCCGGGTGCGGATCGCCGACGCCGGGCCGGGCGTCCCGGCCGTCGACCAGGAACGGGTCTTCGACCGCTTCTACCGCGTCGACAAGGCCCGCAGCCGAGACCGGGGCGGCAGCGGCCTCGGCCTCGCGGTGGCGAGCTCCCTGGTGCGGGCGCACGGCGGCACGATCGAGCTGGACAGCGTGCCCGGCTCGACGGTGTTCACGGTGTCGCTGCCGCTGAGCCCGGCCCGGCCGTGA
- a CDS encoding NAD-dependent epimerase/dehydratase family protein — MRVLVTGGAGFIGSQIVEALAAHGHEPLLYDVRSDPASDVRDPDAVRHALGGVDAVCHQAAMVGLGVDFADAPGYVSHNDLGTAVLLAAMAEAGVRRLVLAGSMVVYGEGRYACAVHGTVRPGPRAVADLDAGRFEPPCPQCGADLCPGLVGEDAPVDPRNVYAATKLAQEHLAASWARATGGSAVALRYHNVYGPGMPRDTPYAGVASFFRSALARGEAPRVFEDGGQRRDFVHVRDVAAANVAALEASSRDGALTSYNTGSGEPHTVGEMARALAEAYGGPGPVVTGEYRLGDVRHITADSARLRAELGWKAEVGFAEGMREFAGAGMRDA; from the coding sequence ATGCGCGTACTGGTCACCGGCGGTGCCGGTTTCATCGGGTCCCAGATCGTCGAGGCGCTCGCGGCACACGGCCACGAGCCCCTCCTGTACGACGTCCGGTCAGACCCGGCGTCCGACGTGCGGGACCCCGACGCCGTCCGTCACGCCCTGGGCGGAGTGGACGCGGTGTGCCACCAGGCGGCCATGGTGGGCCTCGGTGTGGACTTCGCCGACGCCCCGGGGTACGTCTCCCACAACGACCTCGGTACGGCGGTCCTGCTCGCCGCGATGGCCGAAGCGGGAGTGCGGCGGCTGGTGCTGGCCGGGTCGATGGTGGTGTACGGCGAGGGCCGGTACGCCTGCGCCGTGCACGGGACCGTACGGCCGGGTCCGCGGGCCGTGGCCGACCTGGACGCGGGGCGCTTCGAGCCACCGTGTCCGCAGTGCGGCGCGGACCTCTGTCCCGGTCTGGTCGGCGAGGACGCCCCGGTCGACCCGCGGAACGTCTACGCGGCGACCAAGCTCGCCCAGGAGCATCTGGCGGCGTCCTGGGCGCGGGCCACGGGCGGGTCCGCGGTGGCCCTGCGCTACCACAACGTGTACGGCCCGGGCATGCCCCGCGACACCCCGTACGCCGGCGTCGCCTCCTTCTTCCGCTCCGCGCTCGCCCGCGGTGAGGCCCCGCGCGTCTTCGAGGACGGCGGTCAGCGCCGGGACTTCGTGCACGTACGGGATGTGGCGGCGGCCAACGTGGCGGCGCTGGAGGCGAGTTCGCGGGACGGCGCGCTCACGTCGTACAACACGGGAAGCGGCGAGCCGCACACCGTGGGCGAGATGGCCCGCGCGCTAGCCGAGGCGTACGGCGGTCCCGGGCCCGTGGTCACCGGGGAGTACCGCCTCGGGGACGTACGGCACATCACGGCGGACTCGGCGCGGCTGCGGGCGGAGCTGGGGTGGAAGGCGGAGGTCGGATTCGCCGAGGGAATGCGGGAGTTCGCGGGCGCGGGAATGCGGGACGCGTAG
- a CDS encoding HAMP domain-containing sensor histidine kinase — protein sequence MSDMLLIALYAFLGAVLAGLLGAWVLLLIRRRSLSLHLTVVAAVGVTAMLAGTLAVAQAMFLSGHDLRVVTTVVLMAAVVSLATALLLGRWVSARSRALTLAARSFGDGGDFTSPGGPTTAELTDLSRELELTSAKLAESRERERALESSRRELVAWISHDLRTPLAGLRAMSEALEDGVAADPARYLRQIRTEVERLNDMVGDLFELSRIHAGALALSPSRISLYDLVSDALAGADPLAREHGVRLVGDRVAAVPVEVDGKEMSRVLGNLLVNAIRRTPADGTVAVAAEHRAEGVVVSVTDGCGGIPEEDLPRVFDTGWRGTHARTPPAGAGLGLAIVRGIVEAHAGRATVRNVPGGCRFEVVLPSAAS from the coding sequence ATGAGCGACATGCTTCTCATCGCCCTCTACGCCTTCCTCGGCGCCGTCCTCGCCGGACTCCTCGGCGCCTGGGTGCTGCTGCTGATCCGCCGCCGCTCGCTCTCCCTGCACCTGACCGTGGTCGCCGCCGTCGGCGTCACCGCGATGCTGGCCGGGACGCTCGCGGTCGCCCAGGCCATGTTCCTGTCCGGGCACGACCTCAGGGTCGTCACGACCGTCGTGCTGATGGCCGCCGTGGTCTCGCTGGCCACCGCCCTGCTGCTCGGCCGCTGGGTCTCCGCCCGCAGCCGGGCCCTCACGCTCGCCGCCCGCTCCTTCGGCGACGGCGGCGACTTCACCTCGCCCGGCGGCCCCACGACCGCCGAACTCACCGACCTGAGCCGGGAGTTGGAGCTCACCAGCGCCAAACTCGCCGAGTCCCGGGAGCGCGAACGCGCCCTGGAGTCCTCCCGGCGCGAACTCGTCGCCTGGATCTCCCACGACCTGCGCACCCCGCTCGCCGGCCTGCGCGCGATGTCCGAGGCCCTGGAGGACGGCGTCGCCGCCGACCCCGCCCGCTACCTGCGGCAGATCCGCACCGAGGTCGAACGCCTCAACGACATGGTCGGCGACCTCTTCGAGCTCTCCCGCATCCACGCGGGGGCGCTGGCGCTGAGCCCGAGCCGGATCTCCCTGTACGACCTCGTCTCGGACGCTCTCGCGGGCGCCGACCCGCTGGCCCGCGAGCACGGCGTACGGCTGGTCGGCGACCGGGTGGCGGCCGTTCCGGTCGAGGTGGACGGCAAGGAGATGAGCCGCGTGCTCGGCAACCTCCTCGTCAACGCCATCCGCCGCACTCCCGCCGACGGCACGGTCGCGGTGGCCGCCGAGCACCGTGCCGAGGGTGTCGTCGTGTCCGTCACGGACGGCTGCGGCGGTATCCCCGAGGAGGATCTGCCCCGCGTCTTCGACACCGGCTGGCGCGGCACCCACGCCCGGACTCCGCCTGCCGGGGCCGGACTCGGCCTCGCGATCGTGCGGGGCATCGTGGAGGCCCACGCGGGCCGGGCCACCGTACGCAATGTGCCGGGCGGCTGCCGCTTCGAGGTGGTGCTGCCGTCGGCGGCCTCCTGA
- a CDS encoding response regulator transcription factor, whose amino-acid sequence MEQQQYAQTRPRVLVVDDDPTVAEVVSGYLDRAGYLVDRAADGPEALARAAAHRPDLVVLDLMLPGMDGLEVCRRMRGRGPVPVIMLTARGDEDDRILGLEVGADDYVTKPFSPRELVLRVESVLRRSRPAEQSGALRAAGLSLDPQARRAVKNGTELALTIREFDLLAFFLRHPGRVFGREDLMREVWGWDFGDLSTVTVHIRRLRGKVEDDPARPRLIQTVWGVGYRFESAAESGARP is encoded by the coding sequence ATGGAGCAGCAGCAGTACGCACAGACCCGGCCCCGGGTCCTCGTCGTCGACGACGACCCCACCGTCGCCGAGGTGGTCTCCGGCTATCTGGACCGGGCCGGATACCTCGTGGACCGGGCAGCCGACGGCCCCGAGGCACTCGCCCGCGCCGCCGCGCACCGCCCGGACCTCGTCGTCCTCGACCTGATGCTGCCCGGCATGGACGGCCTGGAGGTGTGCCGCCGGATGCGGGGACGCGGACCCGTCCCGGTCATCATGCTCACCGCCCGCGGCGACGAGGACGACCGCATCCTGGGCCTTGAGGTCGGCGCCGACGACTATGTCACCAAGCCCTTCAGCCCCCGCGAACTGGTGCTGCGCGTCGAGTCCGTGCTGCGCCGCTCCCGGCCCGCCGAGCAGTCCGGAGCCCTCCGCGCGGCCGGGCTGAGCCTCGATCCGCAGGCCCGCCGTGCCGTCAAGAACGGCACCGAACTCGCCCTCACCATCCGCGAGTTCGACCTCCTCGCGTTCTTCCTGCGCCACCCCGGCCGGGTCTTCGGCCGCGAGGACCTGATGCGTGAGGTGTGGGGCTGGGACTTCGGCGACCTGTCCACCGTCACCGTCCACATCCGCAGGCTGCGCGGAAAGGTCGAGGACGACCCGGCGCGCCCGCGGCTCATCCAGACCGTCTGGGGCGTCGGATACCGCTTCGAAAGCGCCGCGGAAAGCGGGGCCCGGCCATGA
- a CDS encoding glycosyltransferase family 2 protein → MIAVTTPSLNEPAASVDVVLPCLDEAGALPWVLERIPPGWRALVVDNGSTDGSARIAHALGATVVREERRGFGAACHAGLTAATADIVCFCDCDASLDPSDLVPFVAEVLAGEADLVLGRRRPQARGAWPPHARAGNLALARLLRRRTGLRLRDLGPLRAARREPLLALGLTDRRSGYPLQMVVRAADAGWRITEHDVPYHPRTGASKVTGTWRGTWQAVRDMSHVLNETGVRA, encoded by the coding sequence GTGATAGCCGTGACGACCCCTTCACTGAACGAACCGGCGGCGTCCGTGGACGTCGTGCTGCCCTGTCTGGACGAGGCCGGGGCCCTGCCGTGGGTGCTGGAACGCATTCCGCCCGGCTGGCGCGCGCTAGTCGTCGACAACGGCTCCACGGACGGTTCCGCCCGTATCGCCCACGCTCTCGGCGCGACCGTCGTGCGCGAGGAGCGGCGCGGTTTCGGCGCCGCCTGCCATGCGGGGCTGACCGCGGCCACGGCCGACATCGTGTGCTTCTGCGACTGCGACGCCTCCCTGGACCCCTCCGACCTGGTGCCGTTCGTGGCCGAGGTGCTGGCCGGCGAGGCGGACCTCGTGCTCGGCCGGCGCCGCCCGCAGGCCCGCGGTGCCTGGCCGCCGCACGCCCGGGCGGGCAACCTCGCGCTCGCCCGGCTGCTGCGCCGCCGCACCGGTCTGCGCCTGCGTGACCTGGGGCCCCTGCGGGCCGCCCGGCGCGAGCCGCTGCTCGCCCTCGGCCTGACGGACCGGCGCAGCGGCTACCCCCTGCAGATGGTGGTGCGGGCGGCCGACGCGGGCTGGCGGATCACCGAGCACGACGTGCCGTACCACCCGCGCACCGGCGCCTCCAAGGTGACGGGCACCTGGCGGGGCACCTGGCAGGCGGTGCGGGACATGAGCCACGTCCTGAACGAGACGGGGGTGCGCGCGTGA